CAATGGCATTCAATGGAACTAAACACTGGTGCGATCGCTACATTACACGATATATAAATAAAATCATTGGTGTTCCCTATTAATTGCCAGATCACACAAAACCATGACTTTAAATGTCACTATTTCTTCTAATCCTTTACTCACGGGCTATGGCTTACCTCCCTTTGCAGAGATTAAACCAGAGCAGGTAGTACCAGCCTTCGACCAGCTACTGGCAGAACTTGACCAGCAGCTTACCAGCTTGGAGGCTAATGTACAACCTACTTGGAGCGGTTTAGTAGTACCTCTAGAAAGGCTAACAGAAAGGCTGTACTGGAGTTGGGGTATAGTCAACCATTTAATGGGTGTGAAAAATAGCCCCGAACTTCGTGAAGCTCATGAAACTGTACAACCACAGGTGGTGCAGTTTGTCAACAAGCTTGGTCAAAGCCAACCCATATACAATGCTTTTAAGGAACTGCGTAATAGTGAAACTTGGGCAACATTAGAATCAGCCCAGCAACGCATTGTCCAAGCAGCCATCCGAGATGCTGAACTTTCCGGTGTAGGCTTACAACCAGAGGCGCGGGAACGTTTCAACGCTATTCAGATGGAGTTAGCAGAACTTTCTACCAAGTTCTCAAACCATGTATTAGATGCTACCAAAGCCTTTAGTTTAACTCTGACGACAATTACCGAAATCGACGGCTTACCCAGTAGTTTACTCAGTCTAGCAGCACAAGCGGCTCGGTCTGCGGGTGAAGAAAACGCCACACCAGAAAATGGCCCCTGGCGCATCACCTTAGACTTTCCCAGCTATGGGCCGTTCATGCAGCACAGCACCCGTAGAGATTTGCGGGAACATCTGTATAAAGCTTATATCACTCGTGCCGCCTCGGGTGATTTGGATAATAACCCGTTAATTGACCGCATTTTGGAATTGCGACAAGAACTAGCAAATCTACTAGGTTTTCAGAACTTTGCACAGTTGAGCCTAGCTAGTAAAATGGCTCCCAACGTTGAAGCAGTCGAGGCGCTATTAGAAGAACTACGTCACGTCAGTTATAATGCTGCTGTTCAAGACTTAGAAACACTCCAAGCCTTTGCTAAAGCCAAAGGCGAGACAGAGGATTTAAAGCACTGGGATATCAGCTTTTGGGCTGAACGCCAACGGGAAGAAAAATTTGCCTTCACATCTGAAGAATTGCGTCCTTATTTCCCTCTTACCCAAGTCTTAGATGGCTTATTTGGATTAGTACAGCGGTTGTTTGGTATTACCGTTACCCCAGCCGATGGACAAGCTCCAGTCTGGCATGAGGATGTACGTTATTTCCAAATAGCTGATGAAACTGGTACTCCCATAGCCTACTTCTACTTAGACCCTTACAGCCGTCCAGCCCAAAAGCGCGGTGGTGCTTGGATGGATGTATGCATCAATCGTGGTAAAATCACTGAGAATGGTCTTACTACCATTCGCTTACCTGTAGCATATTTGATTTGTAACCAAACGCCCCCAGTTGATGGCAAGCCAAGCTTAATGACTTTTAATGAAGTAGAGACTTTATTCCACGAATTTGGTCATGGCTTGCACCACATGCTCACCCAGGTGGATTACACAGGGGCGTCAGGTATCAACAATGTCGAGTGGGATGCAGTAGAACTGCCCAGCCAGTTTATGGAAAACTGGTGCTATGAGCGACCAACGTTGTTTGGCATGGCTAAACATTACGAAACTGGCGAACCCTTACCAGAACATTATTACCAAAAGCTACTAACCGCACGCAATTATATGAGCGGTAGTGGTATGCTGCGGCAAATCCACTTTAGCAGCGTTGATTTAGAACTACATTATCGCTATCGTCCTGGGAATCAAGAAACTCCCACAGATGTGCGTCATCGCATTGCCAAGAGTACTACTGTTTTACCTCCCTTACCAGAAGATGGCTTTTTATGTGTTTTTGGACACATTTTTGAAGGTGGATATGCAGCGGGTTACTACAGTTATAAATGGGCTGAAGTCCTCAGTGCTGATGCTTTTGCTGCTTTTGAAGAAGCAGGGTTAGAAGATGAAGCCGCGATACAAGCCACAGGTAGGCGTTACCGTGATACAGTGTTGGCTCTTGGTGGTAGCAAGCACCCGATGGATGTGTTTAAAACCTTCCGGGGTCGGGAACCGAGTACGAGTCCTTTGCTGAGACACAATGGTTTAGTGGCTGCGGTTTAAATCCCCTGCACTTCGTTTAGCAAAACTCTGATACATATAGAAGCCAGTAGGGGCACGGCATTGCCGTGCCCCTACCAACGTATTTGTATCATACTTAAAGTGAAACGGTATTACAACTATATGGGTGACTTAGGAACCCACATAAGCTTTGTAGGGGCGCAAGGCTTGCGCCCTTACGCCTCCTCATCAAATCGGGTGCGAAAGCCTCCATATTTTAGCCAATATTGTTTCAAATTGTGGCAGGGTGTATGTAAACTAGCTCTTGCCCTATACAGAATGACTTGACGATGATCGCCCATCCAAATTTTGTCAATTGGGTCAACCGAAATAACAGTGCCTCCTAAAGCTCCTACGCATTGGGAAAAACGCTCAATAGCACTATAATCTACGGTTTTAAAAACAAAGAAATTACCTGAACAAATTAAATGCCTACTGCGAATCCAGCACTGCATTTTTTTCTGCGCTTCTGGGGGTAGCATATTCGCTTTAATGGCCAGATTAGGCAGGGAAATATCATAGGATGTTTGGAACTTCATGGGCGAAACTCTCCCGTTTTTCAAACCGCAATGGTCCAAAGGTAGATCCCCAAATTTGCTGGTGTGTATTTACATCGATGCCTTTATCTAGGCTTACCCAAGTGGTTTGTGTGATTTCGACGTAACTATCAAGATAAGTCTGGCAGCCATTTTTCTCAATTAAGCATAAGTTTCCAGGTTCAACAGAGCCGATAAATCTATCTCCCTCTTGTTGAAAAATCATCGAGCAGTGATATCGGCGTTGGATACAATCTGGGGTGATGGTTCTCAGAATGCTTAACTCACGGGCTGCACCAGCATAAAAAAGGGCATTTTTTAAACTGTAGTTTTCGATATAAATCTGATCGCCTTGAGCGACTAAACGATGCACTCCCTGTCGATAAGGTCTCCACAAATCATAGTCATAAACTTGTTCTGAATAAAGCCCAATTCCAGAGAAGAACTCAAACGGTAACGGACGAAAGAAAATGTGAATATGGGCGTAATCTTTAGGATTTTCAAATGCCTGTTGATAATTACTGAAATCACCTGCCATCCAACGAGCCAAGGTGATTAAATTAGTCGATATTGTCTGTTCAATATGTGGTGGGGAAGAAGTCATAACTAGATGAGGATAAATAAACTATACAAAAATCAAACTTCAAAAGATGACTTTAACCTATGGCAGAAGTGTCTATAGACATAGCAAAACTCACG
The Gloeotrichia echinulata CP02 DNA segment above includes these coding regions:
- a CDS encoding M3 family metallopeptidase: MTLNVTISSNPLLTGYGLPPFAEIKPEQVVPAFDQLLAELDQQLTSLEANVQPTWSGLVVPLERLTERLYWSWGIVNHLMGVKNSPELREAHETVQPQVVQFVNKLGQSQPIYNAFKELRNSETWATLESAQQRIVQAAIRDAELSGVGLQPEARERFNAIQMELAELSTKFSNHVLDATKAFSLTLTTITEIDGLPSSLLSLAAQAARSAGEENATPENGPWRITLDFPSYGPFMQHSTRRDLREHLYKAYITRAASGDLDNNPLIDRILELRQELANLLGFQNFAQLSLASKMAPNVEAVEALLEELRHVSYNAAVQDLETLQAFAKAKGETEDLKHWDISFWAERQREEKFAFTSEELRPYFPLTQVLDGLFGLVQRLFGITVTPADGQAPVWHEDVRYFQIADETGTPIAYFYLDPYSRPAQKRGGAWMDVCINRGKITENGLTTIRLPVAYLICNQTPPVDGKPSLMTFNEVETLFHEFGHGLHHMLTQVDYTGASGINNVEWDAVELPSQFMENWCYERPTLFGMAKHYETGEPLPEHYYQKLLTARNYMSGSGMLRQIHFSSVDLELHYRYRPGNQETPTDVRHRIAKSTTVLPPLPEDGFLCVFGHIFEGGYAAGYYSYKWAEVLSADAFAAFEEAGLEDEAAIQATGRRYRDTVLALGGSKHPMDVFKTFRGREPSTSPLLRHNGLVAAV
- a CDS encoding CpeR family transcriptional regulator; protein product: MKFQTSYDISLPNLAIKANMLPPEAQKKMQCWIRSRHLICSGNFFVFKTVDYSAIERFSQCVGALGGTVISVDPIDKIWMGDHRQVILYRARASLHTPCHNLKQYWLKYGGFRTRFDEEA
- a CDS encoding chromophore lyase CpcT/CpeT, with the protein product MTSSPPHIEQTISTNLITLARWMAGDFSNYQQAFENPKDYAHIHIFFRPLPFEFFSGIGLYSEQVYDYDLWRPYRQGVHRLVAQGDQIYIENYSLKNALFYAGAARELSILRTITPDCIQRRYHCSMIFQQEGDRFIGSVEPGNLCLIEKNGCQTYLDSYVEITQTTWVSLDKGIDVNTHQQIWGSTFGPLRFEKRESFAHEVPNIL